The stretch of DNA TGAACGAATTTCCTGTTAAAAAGGTTGAAGTCAAACCCTCATTGCCGCATCGTCTCATTATTGATTTGGAAGAACGCATCCCGCGTTATATTGTCAAAACCGCGCAAGGAGGGGAGCCATTAGCCATTGATGACGAGGGGATAGCCCTTGGGCCTGCGGTATTGGGTGAGCAGTGGCCTTCTTGGGTCATTACCGCGCCGGCATTGTTGAGCACCACCACAGGCGCTGCAGCGCTTCCTCGCAGTGCGCTTTCATTCCTGAACGCGCTGGAGGCCTCATCTGCGCATATACGCCAGGGCTACCGCATTCAGGAGGTTGACCTTACTCGCATTCCTTTGCACGATATATCAGTAAAGACATCTGAACAGTGGGTTATCTTAATATCAGATGCCTTTGATACCGATTTGCAGCTTTTAAACGTCGATAGAGCGCTTGTAGAAATGAAGGATGAAAGAAAGGTTATCCAATACATTGATGTGCGCATACCGACGAAGATATTTTACAAGTGACTTAAGATTGCGCAGATAAGTGCTTGGGGCGGATAACATATAATGTCCGACTCTAGATATCTAACGTCCGCATATTCCCCTCTTAACAAAAGAAGGCCCGTGAAGAGGCCTTCTTAATGTTTGACGTATAGCCATTTATTCTGGAAATATACCACCCGTCGAAAAATAAATGGTTATATTACCCATTGAAAAGCTATTTACTACTGTTGACGTCGCCGATCCAGTAATAATACTACCGCCCACTATATCCTCTCCCGCAATTATGCTATTTTGCCCGGTGATAATGCGTTGGCGTGTTATTATTGTCGCATTGGATGTGGCGCGAGGTCTTATGATAATGGATGATCTGCTTCTTACGTTGCAGATATATGTTGGATCATCTGCTACGTTATCAGTGATATTGCACGTTGCTACTGCTAAGACAGGTGATGCAAATAATAGGGAGATGCCGATGCCGCTAATAATACCAAAGAAAAGTTTTTTCATATGGTTGGTCTGCGCCTTTTTATTTTTATAATTTGTTTTCGACCTTTCTCCCCTCCCCTCGTTATTATCAATAGAATAAATCATCTGATCTGTAACAAAAATAAATACAGAAATCTATTACGGAATATAATCCAGCGGGTTAACAGGTATTCCCTGTTGGCGGATTTCAAAATGCAGATGTGGTCCTGTAGTGAGTCTCCCTGCGCCGGGGGTGCCCGGAGTGCCACCTGACAAGCCTATTACCTGCCCTTGCGTGACAAATTCATCACTGCGCACATAAATTTTCGATAAATGGCCGTACACCGTCGCATACCCGTCATTATGGATTAGCATTATGTAGGAGTAGCCCATGCCCGCGTCTTTTGCAATGCCCACATAACCGCTGGCTGCGGCGTGCACGGATGTTTTGTAGGCCGCCTTAATATCAATGGCGGGATGTTCAAAAATATAGCGATAAGGGTAGTCAGGGTCATGGAAATATGCGGTAATCACATTAGGCGGAACCGGCCACGCAAAAATAGTATTGCCAAGCGCTTGCAATTTTTTCAAACGTTCGCCTTTCTGCATCTCTGCGCGCAGTTTTTTTTCTATAGTGCTCACCTCTGACTCGATCGCGTTTTGTTCGCGTTTTGCGCTTTCCAGCAAGGACGTATATTTTGTCTCAGAACGGCGGGTATCGACAAGCAACTGAGCTTTTACAGAACGCTGCGATCCCAGCTGGAGCTGCTGTTCATCAAGCTGTGATTTTAACTGCACGAGTTGCTCTTGTTTTGCCGTTAATTCTGCATGTTTCAATTCCGCTTCTTTTTTCACGCGGTCATATTCATTGACTGTAGCGGCAATGGAGGACTGCAGTTGCTCAATGTTTTTTATATCATGGTAGTATTCGGAAAGATTGTCATGTGTCAGGAGCGCAAACATCTCCTGCATCCCCTCTCGCTGCTTGAGATAACGGAGGTTCGCCGCAAGCTCAGCGCGTTTCAAGAGGAGTGATCGCTCATATTGGGCAATTAATTCCTGCGTTTGCTCAATTTCCATTTGCGTCTCGCCGATTTCCTCTTCGGTAAGTTTTATGGAAAGTTCGAGCCGCTGTACCTGGTCATTGATAATAGCAATTTGATTTGACAGGGAGGCAGCTTGCGATTGGCGAAGTCGGATACTCTGCGCATACGTGGAAATTTCACGTTTCAGGTGGTCTATGGATTCTTTTTTCTGATCTATGCTCGTTTGCAATGATTGCACATTGCCATATTGCGCATACACATAAATAAGACCCGGCAATAATAAAAATACGGCGATGATTGCGATCGCCAGTATCTGTAATCTATTTTTTTTATTAAAACGATGAGCTGCGCTGTCTCTCATGCCGTTATTGTAGCAAATTTTGCTCATCTTGTAAACCCCGTCATATCAAATTTTAGCCTTTCTTAGACGACATGAGATCTCCAGTTTATGCGTTGAGAGTTTGAAGCGATTCAATTGCGTTTTCAATTCTTTTAATCGTTTCATCCTTACCAAGAATGTTCATTAATTCAAAAGGGCTGGGACTTTGCTCTTTGCCGCTTAAGGCCACGCGAAGCGGCCAAAGAATCTGGCTGTTGGTCCTTTGTGTATCTTTTATCCACGCCTTCAATGTGGTATCAAAGTCAGGAGCTTTAAACATATTTTCCGGCATCGTGTGGAAGTACTCCTTGGTTTCAATTAGGTGGGCTATGGCCGTATCGCGCTGTTCCCCTTTCCCTATGAGCAGTGATGCGTCGTAGAAGGGGCGGTCAAAAAGATATTCAAGATCTTGCCCGATGTCTTTGAGCACAACGAGCCTGGTCTGAAGCAGTGCAGCCACAGATTGCATATAGTCATCGCGAATAATGCGCTTATCGAGGGTAAGCCACTCCCCTTTTTCAAGCGGGGTGATAAGGCCTGATGCGGTTAAATGCGGGATGGCTCTCGAGGCGAGATCTTCAAGGGGCATCAGTTTGATATAGTGCTTATTTATCCAGTTTAATTTTTCATAATTGAATACGGCAGGAGATTTTTGGATGCCTTCGAGGCTGAACAGTGCGAGCATTTCTTCTTTCGTAAAAATCTCTTGCTCGTTTCCCTTACCAGGATTCCAGCCAAGTAAAAGGGTGAAATTTAGAAGCGCATGGGGCAGGTATCCGGCATCCCGCATTGCCAGTACCGAAATTGCGCCATGGCGCTTGCTGAGTTTAGTTCTGTCGGGCGCTAAGATTAAAGGGAGATGGCCGAATTGGGGAATTTCCCAGCCTAATCCTTGGTAGAGCAATATATGTTTTGGTAGCGAGGGCAGCCAATCATCGCCCCGCAATACATGCGTGATGCCCATAAGGTGATCGTCAACGACGTTGGCGAGATGATAAGTGGGGTATTGGTCAGATTTCAGAAGCACTTGATCGTCCACAAGGCGTAAATCAAATGTGACATCACCGTGAATTAAATCATTTACTGTTATCGTTCCTTTCTCTGGTATTTTAAGCCGAATGACGTATGGCGCGTTTGACGCCAACTGCTTTGCAATTTCATCCGATGATAATGCGGCGCAATGTTTGTCATACATGGACGGTTGTTTATTCGCTTCTTGCTCTTTCCTCATTTTTTCCAGCCTTTGAGGTGTGCAAAAACACCGGTATGCAACTCCCTTCTCTAGAAGTATTTCAGCGTACTTACGATACTCCTCTATTCTTTGCGATTGAAAATACGGCCCTCCTTCTCCTTTTTCTGCAATTAAGTCATCCATATTGGAATTTGGGATTTGCCCGATCATACGATCGGGCATCCGGTCGGATGACCGGATGAATTTAGGATTTTTCATTATTGGTCCTTCATCCCAATCAAGCCCTGCCCATGCAAGCCCTTCTAAGATTGATTTTACGCTTTCAGGTTTGTAGCGCGTTTGATCTGTATCTTCAATGCGGACAATAAATTTGCCCTTGCGCTGCCGCGCGAAGAGCCAATTAAATAGCGCCACGCGGAGCGTGCCAATGTGCATGTCTCCTGTAGGCGATGGGGCAACTCTTACACAAATTTGATTAATATTCATACTAATAGGCCATTTTGCGCATTTAAATGCGCTGTAACGAACTTATCCTATCATTTACGTGATTTTGTCGCAATGAGAAACATGAAGCGCACTGTAGCGTTTATTATACGAAAGATGCGCCACGGCTGGAGTATAAGCCGCCAAAGCCATTCCAAGCCCATAGCGCGTATAAAATTCGGCGCGCGGGCCACATTGCCCGCGAGAAAATCAAAAGCGCCGCCCACGCCCATGGCAATTTTTACGGAAGGCATGCGAGACAAGTGTTCGGCTATCCAGAGCTCTTGCTTCGGCTGTCCTAACGCCACAAATAATATCTGCGTTTTAAAAAGTCGAATACGTTTTATTACTTCCTCAATATTTTGTTCCTTGTTCCTTGTTCCTTGTTCTTTTTCAGGAATTCCCTCATCGCCATGGATATATAATCCCGGAAATTGCTGGCGCAAGCGGTGTGCGGCCCTTTCTGCAGTATCCCCTCTTCCGCCAAAAAGATATACATTCCAACCATGCGTTGCGGCAAGCGAACACAAATACTGAACGCATTCAACGCCAGTAAGCCTTACGGGCGGAGGCAGTTTTAATAGTTTTGCAGCCAGTTGTATTCCAAATCCGTCAGTAAGGGCAAGCGATGCGTGTTGCAGGGCATGAGCAAATGACGGATCGTGCTGCGCGCGAACCACTGCTTCGGGATTGATAGATACCAAATGATGTTGTGTATTGCCTTGAATAAAAGTAAACGCAAATTGCCCAAGCTCTACTTTAGTTGTTGCATCTACGCGGATATTTAAGATTTCCATATGTCGTAAGTATACAATGGAATTGGTATTCGCATAATAGTGAGCATTTTAGTGGGTTATAAAGGAAAGGTAAGTGTTCACTGATGTCGTCATTCTGAACGAAGTCCCGATGGAATCGGAACGAAGTGAAGAATCTCCCACGGATGTGGGCCGGCATACGCCGGGGATCCTTCCCCCGCATTTGCGGGGTCAGGATGACAGAGGGGGGTCC from Patescibacteria group bacterium encodes:
- a CDS encoding FtsQ-type POTRA domain-containing protein, producing the protein MPARRKKKDYYEHAYKNPHRADPKRGIDTRLIFLLCGVSILVSICYWLFFSGAFRVTIIDILNAQSIDPHNIEALVRLELGKKKLFTIPYGASLFFIDSQRIEQAILNEFPVKKVEVKPSLPHRLIIDLEERIPRYIVKTAQGGEPLAIDDEGIALGPAVLGEQWPSWVITAPALLSTTTGAAALPRSALSFLNALEASSAHIRQGYRIQEVDLTRIPLHDISVKTSEQWVILISDAFDTDLQLLNVDRALVEMKDERKVIQYIDVRIPTKIFYK
- a CDS encoding peptidoglycan DD-metalloendopeptidase family protein — protein: MRDSAAHRFNKKNRLQILAIAIIAVFLLLPGLIYVYAQYGNVQSLQTSIDQKKESIDHLKREISTYAQSIRLRQSQAASLSNQIAIINDQVQRLELSIKLTEEEIGETQMEIEQTQELIAQYERSLLLKRAELAANLRYLKQREGMQEMFALLTHDNLSEYYHDIKNIEQLQSSIAATVNEYDRVKKEAELKHAELTAKQEQLVQLKSQLDEQQLQLGSQRSVKAQLLVDTRRSETKYTSLLESAKREQNAIESEVSTIEKKLRAEMQKGERLKKLQALGNTIFAWPVPPNVITAYFHDPDYPYRYIFEHPAIDIKAAYKTSVHAAASGYVGIAKDAGMGYSYIMLIHNDGYATVYGHLSKIYVRSDEFVTQGQVIGLSGGTPGTPGAGRLTTGPHLHFEIRQQGIPVNPLDYIP
- the gltX gene encoding glutamate--tRNA ligase, with the protein product MNINQICVRVAPSPTGDMHIGTLRVALFNWLFARQRKGKFIVRIEDTDQTRYKPESVKSILEGLAWAGLDWDEGPIMKNPKFIRSSDRMPDRMIGQIPNSNMDDLIAEKGEGGPYFQSQRIEEYRKYAEILLEKGVAYRCFCTPQRLEKMRKEQEANKQPSMYDKHCAALSSDEIAKQLASNAPYVIRLKIPEKGTITVNDLIHGDVTFDLRLVDDQVLLKSDQYPTYHLANVVDDHLMGITHVLRGDDWLPSLPKHILLYQGLGWEIPQFGHLPLILAPDRTKLSKRHGAISVLAMRDAGYLPHALLNFTLLLGWNPGKGNEQEIFTKEEMLALFSLEGIQKSPAVFNYEKLNWINKHYIKLMPLEDLASRAIPHLTASGLITPLEKGEWLTLDKRIIRDDYMQSVAALLQTRLVVLKDIGQDLEYLFDRPFYDASLLIGKGEQRDTAIAHLIETKEYFHTMPENMFKAPDFDTTLKAWIKDTQRTNSQILWPLRVALSGKEQSPSPFELMNILGKDETIKRIENAIESLQTLNA
- a CDS encoding WecB/TagA/CpsF family glycosyltransferase; amino-acid sequence: MEILNIRVDATTKVELGQFAFTFIQGNTQHHLVSINPEAVVRAQHDPSFAHALQHASLALTDGFGIQLAAKLLKLPPPVRLTGVECVQYLCSLAATHGWNVYLFGGRGDTAERAAHRLRQQFPGLYIHGDEGIPEKEQGTRNKEQNIEEVIKRIRLFKTQILFVALGQPKQELWIAEHLSRMPSVKIAMGVGGAFDFLAGNVARAPNFIRAMGLEWLWRLILQPWRIFRIINATVRFMFLIATKSRK